A region of Oxyura jamaicensis isolate SHBP4307 breed ruddy duck chromosome 5, BPBGC_Ojam_1.0, whole genome shotgun sequence DNA encodes the following proteins:
- the MGAT2 gene encoding alpha-1,6-mannosyl-glycoprotein 2-beta-N-acetylglucosaminyltransferase, with product MAPAAAAAAGGGWRRRMRLRIYKRKVLLLALALAACALVLWSGGRRRQQRGGTGEPPRASEPPPPPPPPPPRRPAANASASAAPQLVPLPAENETRSYRSLVYRLNFDQPLSNAGRFPARGAGAGAADVVLVVQVHDRAEHLRLLLESLRRAAGVENVLLVLSHDLWAEELNRLAAGVDFCPVLQVFFPFSIQLYPREFPGHDPRDCPRDVGKAAALRLGCINAEYPDSFGHYREARFSQTKHHWWWKLHFVWERVRALREHAGPVVFLEEDHYLAPDFYHVLKKLWALRERECPECQIVSLGTYSPVRGGFAGRADKVEMKTWKSTEHNMGMAFGRDTYQKLIECTDAFCTYDDYNWDWTLQHLTVSCLPKFWKVLVPEIPRIFHTGDCGMHHKKSCRPSTQSAKIDSLLNSNRQYLFPEAMSISKRYSMAPLSPHVKNGGWGDIRDHELCKSYRRLQ from the exons ATGGCGCCGGCGGCGGC GGCGGCCGCCGGCGGCGGGTGGCGGAGGAGGATGAGGCTGCGGATCTACAAGCgcaaggtgctgctgctggcgctggCGCTGGCGGCCTGCGCGCTGGTGCTTTGGAGCGGAGGGCGGCGGAGGCAGCAGCGGGGCGGCACCGGGGAACCGCCGCGGGCGAgcgagccgccgccgccgcctcctccgccgccgcctcgccgcCCCGCCGCCAACGCCTCGGCCTCGGCCGCCCCCCAGCTCGTCCCGCTGCCCGCCGAGAACGAGACGCGGAGCTACCGCTCGCTCGTCTACCGGCTGAACTTCGACCAGCCGCTGAGCAACGCGGGGCGCTTCCCGGCCCGaggtgccggtgccggtgccgccgacgtggtgctggtggtgcaggTGCACGATCGAGCCGAGCACCTGCGGCTGCTGCTCGAGTCGctgcggcgggcggcgggcgtGGAGAacgtgctgctggtgctgagccacGACCTGTGGGCCGAGGAGCTGAACCGGCTGGCGGCCGGCGTGGACTTCTGCCCGGTGCTGCAGGTCTTCTTCCCCTTCAGCATCCAGCTCTACCCCCGCGAGTTCCCCGGCCACGACCCCCGCGACTGCCCCCGCGACGTGGGCAAGGCGGCGGCCCTGCGGCTGGGCTGCATCAACGCCGAGTACCCCGACTCCTTCGGGCACTACCGCGAGGCCCGCTTCTCGCAGACCAAGCACCACTGGTGGTGGAAGCTGCACTTCGTCTGGGAGCGGGTGCGGGCGCTGCGAGAGCACGCCGGGCCCGTCGTCTTTCTGGAGGAGGACCACTACCTGGCGCCCGACTTCTACCACGTCCTCAAAAAGCTGTGGGCGCTGCGCGAGCGCGAGTGCCCCGAGTGCCAGATCGTCTCGCTGGGCACCTACAGCCCCGTGCGTGGCGGCTTCGCCGGCCGCGCCGACAAGGTGGAAATGAAGACGTGGAAGTCCACCGAGCACAACATGGGCATGGCCTTTGGCAGAGACACCTACCAGAAGCTCATCGAGTGCACGGACGCCTTCTGCACCTACGATGACTACAACTGGGACTGGACTCTGCAGCACTTGACTGTCTCCTGTCTTCCAAAGTTCTGGAAAGTGCTGGTCCCCGAAATCCCCAGGATTTTCCACACGGGGGACTGTGGCATGCACCACAAGAAATCCTGCAGACCGTCCACCCAGAGTGCCAAAATCGACTCTCTCTTGAACAGCAACCGACAGTACCTGTTCCCCGAAGCCATGAGTATCAGTAAAAGGTACTCCATGGCACCCCTGTCCCCCCACGTGAAAAACGGAGGCTGGGGGGACATTCGGGACCACGAACTCTGTAAGAGTTACCGCAGACTTCAGTGA